The DNA segment TTTTTGCTCAAATCGCCATCGCGAAAGAGAAATCCGACCCATTCTCCAGCGGCGTTTTTCCGAGCCAGACTAACCAATTCCGCTCCCATGCGGCTGACTTGGATGCGCAAGGTTCGCGATTTGTTAGTAAGAATGTCGATCATGGCTTGAGTGGCTCAGGTTTTTTGAAAGCGTCGGGAGTTGCATTGATATTGGTGAGAATGCCCGCGCCAACCGAAACGATGAACGGCTCCTCCGCGAGATGCGCGTAAACGACATCGCCCTCGGTTTTGCCAAATTGCACGGTCGCGAGCGGAGTTTCTCCCTTGGCTGCTTCCGCCGTGTTCTCGCTGGAATAACTACTCAGTCGGATGGTTAGCACCGGCTGGTCGAGGCCATACGGCTTCAAGTCGGCTGCGGTGTCATCGACGAAGGCTTTCGTCTCGGTGTTGTTGAGGACGTCGATCACGCGTTTGATCTCCGTGTCATTCGCAGGCTGGCCGCCTTCGAGGAATTTCCAATGCTCCTGATCACGAGCGAAAACCAGCGGCGGCTGGCCCGGTTTTTCGATGGTTACGCGGTCGATCAAATCCTCCGATACACGAGTTAGCTTGTTATCACGCAGATCGTTGGGCTTCACGCCGAGTGCGATGCCGATGCTCTTCGGAACCACAAAAACTGAGGGTCGTCCGACCACGCGCACGTAGATTTTTTCGGGGTCCTTTTCCGTCGGTGAGCCGACTTCGATTGTTTCCTGCTCATCGCTGGTTCTGGCTTGGAATGAAATGGAGCCACGCGGCTCGGCGAGTCCGTATTTGGCGAGATTTCCCTCCTCCGAGGCGATGAATTCCGCGATGGTTAGATTATTAACACTGGAGATCAAATCGAGGATGCGCGCATTCGCGGCCCGCGCCTTGATCGGCGTCCGTAGGTTCCAGTCGTCACCAGTTTGCCCGAGATCGATTTCACCCGCTGTAGTCTTGAATTTCACCGCGGAAACATTGCTGCTCTCGAAGTGAGTTAGATGCCGATCACGGAAATCGCCGGTGTCCTTGACCAGTAGATTTCGCAGGTCGGATTTGATCACCGAAATGTCATCATCCGTCTCGGTGCGGGCATAGATTTTTCCCTCGAAGGCGGTGTCTTTTCCAAAGTGGATTTCGCCGGGCGCGCCGTCTCCCAGCAACTTCAGCCGAACCTTGGCTTTTTGCACTCCGTAGTCTTTTTGCGCGTCGCGCAGTTTGCCGCCCTTGCCGAGTTTGTTGATGACTCCAGAACGACTCACCTCGGAGGCAGCCGCCAGAATCGGTGTGATGCTCGCCGGGTTCGCGCGATCCTTCACCGGACTCACCATCATCCATTGGTCGCCCCTCTTGCGGAGTTGGATTACATTGTCGCCATTGGTAATGTCCAGACCGGTGATTTTAGACTGGTCAAACTTCATCAAGTATTGCTCATTCTCGTCCTGTTCGCGGGTGGATGGCCGGCTTTTTTCAAAGAAGAAAACATAGGCCGCCAATCCGGCGACGACTAACAAAAGTAGAATGGTGTTCCTGGATTTCATGGCGCAAAAAAAATCTAGCGCCGACGCGACCAGCAGACGGCAAACCCCAGGAGCGCGACCGCACTCGGGATGACGATGAGGACGTAGAGACTCAGTTTGCTGAGTTGATCCTGCGTGAGGCCGAGTTTGAAGTTTTTCTTCTCAATCGGCGGAATCGAAATGAATTCCTCGCGACTCGTCAGCCAGTTAACCGCCGCGATGGAGAAATCCAGATTCTGTGAAACCAGGTGCTGGTCGTTTAGAAAGTCCGCGTTGGCGAGGCAAACCATGCGGGCAGATTCGACTTTCACTCGCTCGTCGTTGACCGCGCCCTGCTCGATGGCAACCGCCAGCACCAGCGGACTTTCATGGTCGATGCCTTTGTCGAATTTGAGCGGCTCATCCTCGCCTACAGCGTAGTTCGTTTCGCCCCAGTAACCTTCCTCGGCCTTGATCAATGGAGTCAGCCGGAGCTGCTTGGTTTTGGCTTGGGCTTGATCGATTCGCAACGATTGCGTCGGACCATCGAGGCTCGTTCTAACACCAGCGAGATCCTTGGTGATTGGGTGGTTGGGAAGGAAGTTGGAGATGGTGTTTTTGTAAACGCCGAGCAAGCCGTTGCCCATGTCCTCGGTCTTCTTCACGCGATCATTTTGCACAGTCACTCCTAACTCGCCGAGCCATGCGACGAGGTTTGGAGTGGCCTGGTTCGGATCGAGGAAAATAAATAGCCGGCCTTTCTTGCTCCAGTAGTCTTTCAGCAACGCCAGCGCGCGATCTGTGGGATCATATTTCGGAGCGGTAATGACGATGGCCTTCGCGTCATCCGGGATTTTTTCGACGTTCAATAAATTCAGCGAAGCCGAGGCGAGATTCTGCCGCTCCAGATAGGTCATGAAAGTTTTGTTATATGGCTTGCCAATGAAATCGAGGCCGCCCATTCCCTCGACGAAGTAGATTTTATTCTGCGCGGGCTCAATCACTCCTAACAATCCTTGGGTAATGATTTGCTCGCCTTTGAAAGCCTTTAATTCTGGTGTGGAAATGGCAGTCTCAGTCGGTCCAAACTCCAGCATGTCGGCGACGTTAAGGAACTTGTTGCGTCCTTGATAGTCGAGGATGACCAGCGCTTCGGCGGATCCAAATTTATACTTTTGCTGGAGCTCCTTGGCACGATTGAGATCCTGGTAAGGATTGACTGTCTCGATGTCGATCCTCTTGCCCTGCGCCTTTGCATTGATCTGGTACTCGGCCAGCAAATCTTTAATATCCACCGCTACTGGTGTGGCAGGTGAGACCAGGACGACGATCTTTAGTTTGTCGTGAAGCTGGCCGATGACTTTCCTGGTCTGCGCCGAGATGGAACCCTGGTGCTGGCGGGTAAAATCCCAGCGCTTGAAATGGTTGAAGGCAAGATAGTTAACAAACCCGAAAATGACGAGTCCGAGAACAATCTGAAGAGCGACATTGAACCCGATTCGGACGCGATGAATCTGATACGTCTCGTGCGGGGAATCGGTGGATGGAGTATCGGCCATGGGAATGCTAGCAAAAGGTTAGGACTTCCATTTCCGTCTTTGGAAAATGTGATAGGTCAGCGTCAGAAAAAGCGTCGTCATGGAGAGATAAAAAACGATCGGCCGCGAGTCGATAATGCCTTTTGAGAACGTACCCATGTGGTCGATGGCCGAGAAATAGGAAAGCAAATCTCGCAGGTTCTGATTCATATCGAGCGCGAAAAGCGAAATGACACCGGTGAAGAAAAAGAGAGCCACAGAGACGCCGGAAATGACGGCGGCAATGATTTGATTGTTAGTGACCACCGAGGCCAGACAACCGATGGAAATGTAGAATATGCCGAGCAGCAGGATCATTCCATAGGAACCCCAGATCGCTCCGGAAGATGCGGCGGCGTTTGTTTGCGCGACCTGTTGAAATATGACGAAATAGAGCAGGCTCGGGAGCCAGAGAATGATGTAGAAAACGACGGCTCCGGCAAACTTCGAGAGCACGACTTGCAGGTCGGTCACCGGGGAAGTCATCAGCGTTTCGATGGTTCCCATTTTGAACTCCTCGGAGAACGTCCGCATCGTGATCAACGGGAAAATCAGGACGAACGGGAACCAGAAAAAGAAGTTGTTAAAGAAGCCCTGCACGATGCTGACATCGGTCGGCGCGGTGTTGATCAACGTGACGACCCACTCGAAGTTCCAGCCCGTGGCGAGCAGGAAGAAAAAGAGGACCACGTAGGCGATGGCAGATTGGAAGTAGGAGGAAAGCTCGCGATTCCAGAGGGTGAGAAACTTGAACATATTAGTGATCGGAATGAGTGATCTCAACGAAGACATCCTCCAGCGTGCCTTTTTGGCGGGAGAGTTCGCGCAGTTGCCAGCGACGCTCGACAGCTAGGCGGTAAATGTCCTCGCGCGGATCGGCCTGGGCATCGAGGCGGAGTTGGAATGTATTCCAGCCGTCCTCGGTTTTGACGCTTACATCCTTCACGCCAGGGATGACTTTGAGCTGACTCAGGCCGTCGTCAGCACCGGTCTTGGCCTCCAGCAAAATGCCGCCGGCGGTGCGCATGTGTTTGACGAGATTTTCCGGTGTGTCGGAAGCTTCGATCTTGCCTTTGTTGATGATGATCACCCGGCTGCAGGTCATTTCAACCTCACTCAAAATGTGCGTCGAAAGAAGAATCGTATGGCTTTTTCCGAGGCTCTTGATCAGGTCGCGCACCTGCCGGATTTGATTTGGGTCCAACCCGGCTGTGGGCTCGTCGAGAATGAGCAAATCGGGTTCGTGCAGGAGCGCGTCCGCCAGGCCGACGCGTTGACGGAAGCCGCGGGACAACGTGCCGATGATGCGGTTTTCCACCTCTTG comes from the Chthoniobacterales bacterium genome and includes:
- a CDS encoding DUF4340 domain-containing protein, whose translation is MKSRNTILLLLVVAGLAAYVFFFEKSRPSTREQDENEQYLMKFDQSKITGLDITNGDNVIQLRKRGDQWMMVSPVKDRANPASITPILAAASEVSRSGVINKLGKGGKLRDAQKDYGVQKAKVRLKLLGDGAPGEIHFGKDTAFEGKIYARTETDDDISVIKSDLRNLLVKDTGDFRDRHLTHFESSNVSAVKFKTTAGEIDLGQTGDDWNLRTPIKARAANARILDLISSVNNLTIAEFIASEEGNLAKYGLAEPRGSISFQARTSDEQETIEVGSPTEKDPEKIYVRVVGRPSVFVVPKSIGIALGVKPNDLRDNKLTRVSEDLIDRVTIEKPGQPPLVFARDQEHWKFLEGGQPANDTEIKRVIDVLNNTETKAFVDDTAADLKPYGLDQPVLTIRLSSYSSENTAEAAKGETPLATVQFGKTEGDVVYAHLAEEPFIVSVGAGILTNINATPDAFKKPEPLKP
- a CDS encoding ATP-binding cassette domain-containing protein, with the protein product MIRVENLTKRYGGRTAVDNISFEVAKGEIVGFLGPNGAGKSTTMKILASYLPATSGTAWIGGDNVFEDSLKTRSRIGYMPENVPLYMDMRVTEYLKYRGALKGIGGRKLRDSLLMAKEVTNLQEVENRIIGTLSRGFRQRVGLADALLHEPDLLILDEPTAGLDPNQIRQVRDLIKSLGKSHTILLSTHILSEVEMTCSRVIIINKGKIEASDTPENLVKHMRTAGGILLEAKTGADDGLSQLKVIPGVKDVSVKTEDGWNTFQLRLDAQADPREDIYRLAVERRWQLRELSRQKGTLEDVFVEITHSDH
- a CDS encoding Gldg family protein, with translation MADTPSTDSPHETYQIHRVRIGFNVALQIVLGLVIFGFVNYLAFNHFKRWDFTRQHQGSISAQTRKVIGQLHDKLKIVVLVSPATPVAVDIKDLLAEYQINAKAQGKRIDIETVNPYQDLNRAKELQQKYKFGSAEALVILDYQGRNKFLNVADMLEFGPTETAISTPELKAFKGEQIITQGLLGVIEPAQNKIYFVEGMGGLDFIGKPYNKTFMTYLERQNLASASLNLLNVEKIPDDAKAIVITAPKYDPTDRALALLKDYWSKKGRLFIFLDPNQATPNLVAWLGELGVTVQNDRVKKTEDMGNGLLGVYKNTISNFLPNHPITKDLAGVRTSLDGPTQSLRIDQAQAKTKQLRLTPLIKAEEGYWGETNYAVGEDEPLKFDKGIDHESPLVLAVAIEQGAVNDERVKVESARMVCLANADFLNDQHLVSQNLDFSIAAVNWLTSREEFISIPPIEKKNFKLGLTQDQLSKLSLYVLIVIPSAVALLGFAVCWSRRR
- a CDS encoding ABC transporter permease subunit is translated as MFKFLTLWNRELSSYFQSAIAYVVLFFFLLATGWNFEWVVTLINTAPTDVSIVQGFFNNFFFWFPFVLIFPLITMRTFSEEFKMGTIETLMTSPVTDLQVVLSKFAGAVVFYIILWLPSLLYFVIFQQVAQTNAAASSGAIWGSYGMILLLGIFYISIGCLASVVTNNQIIAAVISGVSVALFFFTGVISLFALDMNQNLRDLLSYFSAIDHMGTFSKGIIDSRPIVFYLSMTTLFLTLTYHIFQRRKWKS